The DNA window ATGGACCACATCACCGAAGTGCTTGCCCCACAGCACCTTACCCCCGTTCCCGCGGCCCCATCTACCGTCGCTGGCCTCCTCAATCTCCGTGGACAGATCCTGACCGTTTTGGATCTGCGTGCCTCACTGCTCGGTGTTGGAAGACCGCCCGGCGGCGATCCCATGGTGTTGGTACTTGAGCGAGGCACTCAGCTGTTCGCTCTGCTCGTCGATGCGATCGGGGACGTTGTGCGGGCGGTGAGCGAGGAACTCTTGCCCACTCCAGAGACGATACCCCTATCCTTTCGCAAGTTGACGGCGGCGGTGATCCAACAGGGAGACACCATCACCCTGGTTCTCGATGCCCAGCACGTTGCGCAGGCAGGAGCCACGGCGTAGTGGTGAGGATCCTGATCGCCGATGATTCGAGGGTGATCCGCACCCGGGTTGCATCATGGATCGCGGCAGAAGACGATCTCGAGCTCGTTGGGCAGGCCGAGGATGGGCTACAGGCACTGGAGCTCTTTGGGAGGCTGCACCCCGATGTGGTGGTTCTCGATATCGAGATGCCTAGGCTCGATGGTGTGGCGACCCTAGGCCAGATTCGCGCTACCGACCCACATGTGCCGATCATCATGTTCTCGGCACTGACGGACTCAGGAAGTC is part of the Ferrimicrobium sp. genome and encodes:
- a CDS encoding chemotaxis protein CheW → MGESEQFCSFLIGEYRCAVPMDHITEVLAPQHLTPVPAAPSTVAGLLNLRGQILTVLDLRASLLGVGRPPGGDPMVLVLERGTQLFALLVDAIGDVVRAVSEELLPTPETIPLSFRKLTAAVIQQGDTITLVLDAQHVAQAGATA